In the Ranitomeya imitator isolate aRanImi1 chromosome 2, aRanImi1.pri, whole genome shotgun sequence genome, CTTGAATCTGAATGCATCGgtagcagaagtgtatgcaactccaGAAGGCTTTTATTTATCAAATTGAAACCTGCGGACATTTGCTCCAACAAAAGTTTCAGTCAGTTGTGGAAGGATGCATGCAGGTTCAAGAACTCGGGCACAtggctctgtacctgacccctctgctgcGGCCACCCGgaagccacaggtgtactagaggtggcagcatcagaggggtggggtaaaggaaaagctatatcctcaccagcagattcatgcaatgcagccggccaggatgctccagcgctggtggatgggaccaagggatcagatgtgagggaaggctgggaaggtgcagaggggccgggactgtcaaagtgtccctcggtggcggactcctgaagGATCGcgccagaagggttcaactctgttgcaggctcccgagtgctgccgacAGTGCGGCGGAAAAAAGcgataaaaatatataattaatatattgacATATAAAACATTGGTTATtaaatgtggtgggtaatatttaccttcgagtCACCATCGTTGTCCTGAGAaacgacagggcttgggcatatttatatctactcctgcgtcctccagatccactcggggcccgcatctttgttgaactccttcttgaagcgatgcctgatcgaccgccaccgcttgacaatcctctcacctgaaaaaaagtgaaagcacaaattggttaggaTACAACACTTTAAATCCAGCAACATAACTTaactgtgtatacttacgttcttgattctgggcccgaacatcgaggtcctcccagttgtctacAAGCTGTTcgcagacttgctcccagagccAACGGGTCACAATGACATCAgcgtggcggcggtcacccatattccacagtggctccctctctcggatcagatcgatgaggaggtcgataTTTAGCCCGGCCTCCTCACCGTCCgactcaggagcacgctgtgaagcctgttaaaaaagaagaaaaaaaacattacattcaaAACAACATTAagtacagattaaaaaaaaataaggagATGCTTACACGAAGACGGCCGCCCGCACTCTCACACTGACGACCCTGGGAGCCGCTCTGAGGACCTCTGGATTGAGCACCAGAATCAGAAGACTAAAAAATTATGTACTTGTATGttgcctttttatgtgttgtgtgcagtgtgatgtctaTAATGGTGattttgtatgtgttgtatgttgtgtgatgtctgtaatgatcagtttgtatgtgttgtgtgcagtgttctTTCGGTAATgatcttttgtttttatgtgttgtgtgtagtgtgagATTGTGTTTTTGGAACGCATGCTAGAAACTTACCAATTGCGATCCCACTCCAGGTCTCTCTACACACCttcggtcttcttctggaagcacctctcctgctgcagcttcctgttatacaaaaatGATAGATTGATAAATGCATTAATTAAGAAAATATCTATATAAATAGACAGATATGgaactgatagatagatagatagatagatagatagatagatagatagatagatagatagatagatagatagatatgggacagatggatagatatgggactGATATAcggcaaaaaaaaaattcaatgaaaACAAAACATTTACCTCAGAGCGCTGCCGACGCGGAGGAGGGCTCCAACAAGAAGACATGGCTGAggctctcttgctggcaggcaggctctccttgctgtcagGAAGGCAGGCTCTCTttatggcaggcaggcaggctctccttgctgtcagGAGGCAGGCTCTCTTGatggcaggcaggctctccttgctgtcaggaaggcaggctctcttgctggcaggcaggctctcttgctggcaggcaggctctccttgctggcaggcaggctctcttgCTGTCAGGCAGGCTCTCTTTATGGCTGGTATGAGTGAGGGCCTCACTGGCATTGTTTATATATAtgtcctgggggcaggccaattggttctgagcatgctcagattaaaaaaccggatcaggtcaCAGGATCCGGCTTTTTCCCAATCCGGCGCAttccggcatccatagacatgcattgtagcaaaAAGCTGGAAGCACcagatccggcctttccggctttttcgccgcagacaaaaaacgttactgtagacttttttccagacgccggaatggaaattttcgccggatccggaaaaaacggAAGGAACGGTGGGCAATGCAGCACAATCCGGTActtatacaagtcaatgggggaaaaccgGATCCGTTTCTTTTTTTCCAGTTCTGGTTTTTCTAAAAAGAGCCGTAATGGGCCGGTGATAAAACCTGatgtgttaaagtagccta is a window encoding:
- the LOC138667189 gene encoding uncharacterized protein; this encodes MPVRPSLIPAIKRACLTAREPACQQGEPACQQESLPASKRACLPDSKESLPAIKRACLLTARRACLPAIKRACLPDSKESLPASKRASAMSSCWSPPPRRQRSEEAAAGEVLPEEDRRCVERPGVGSQLASQRAPESDGEEAGLNIDLLIDLIREREPLWNMGDRRHADVIVTRWLWEQVCEQLVDNWEDLDVRAQNQERERIVKRWRSIRHRFKKEFNKDAGPEWIWRTQE